One genomic region from Myxocyprinus asiaticus isolate MX2 ecotype Aquarium Trade chromosome 27, UBuf_Myxa_2, whole genome shotgun sequence encodes:
- the LOC127418078 gene encoding amyloid beta precursor protein binding family B member 2-like isoform X3, with protein MMSLQKPLLRRSASNVESTNHSGPLLTPPTSLNLHSSHNQHLNCDTIKQGVVVVSKETHGSTAPSKIRQKYELTNIQNAMGLTQNSVLPNQSHAPLNRKHAPTKSASSSSLFCSSLSYSTSNPKLAKNGTNLQLKVEQLDLNKNAKNHNDISGKDTQKNPPIRRRTKSFLEYHQEEEEEKVSNSPDKDLLTQGDEKHLLPKLEAQTWGEENRVEAHLTLPQNHLLLQPSEEEEQSPELDIYEHMLRPNNERMSRVRNRSVESSGSPGRLQMSPASTFRLPLRGADTDDSPGRPTRPEKQVEEEEEDSSWTTLSQDSPSFDTPHETGLWDEHSQVHDVSQEYFWHVSMDTTIRDRPVTHVARADPETSPVQQTVKGVCLSVPPSKAQSERPSSIVSDSSVEPVPSSAASSPSSSSLCYKAMGHAASFLNNNYLDLTETCEPRERDKRRQRERQEERESERDRGSLGAQGGPYSFINHRAKVSSAPADTVIPINELETQVFTVHYLGWSEVRDADVTCGKSGAVVSECIQQLQRRRERDSVGAQAMLLVLQDVTLTLIDPADHTLLHTEPISCIRVWGVGRGFSRDFAYVARDKNTRVLKCHVFQCDSPAESIASSLKLICSKSMAERRSAGSVEGSSSLFSSDVPLREFPTPKTDIQHSFHVLYLGMTSVLRPMGMDMINGAIDSLMSTAGKEDSTPVLLNVADATITVIKEKQEEEEEVVVQCRVRFLSFMGVGRDVHTFAFIMDTGNQHFQCHVFWCEPNAGSVSEAVQSACVLRYQKCLGKSSSLSPPPSDSVTRRMTSSVKRGVQSIIDTLKKKPAPEVPHQ; from the exons ATGATGTCACTGCAAAAACCTCTCTTGAGACGAAGCGCGTCAAACGTAGAATCGACCAATCACAGTGGTCCTTTGTTGACTCCGCCCACCTCCCTTAATTTACACTCCTCCCACAACCAGCACCTCAACTGTGACACCATAAAGCAGGGTGTGGTCGTGGTGTCCAAGGAAACACATGGTTCTACGGCGCCCTCAAAGATTCGCCAGAAATATGAGCTGACGAATATTCAAAATGCCATGGGTCTTACCCAAAACTCTGTCCTGCCAAACCAAAGCCATGCCCCTTTGAACAGAAAACACGCCCCCACAAAATCTGCATCCTCTTCGTCTCTTTTCTGCTCCTCCCTTTCGTATTCCACGTCCAATCCTAAACTGGCCAAAAACGGCACCAACCTGCAACTGAAAGTGGAGCAACTGGACCTCAACAAAAACGCCAAGAACCACAATGACATCTCAGGAAAAGACACTCAGAAGAATCCACCAATCCGAAGGAGAACCAAGAGTTTTCTAGAATACCatcaagaggaggaggaggagaaggtgtCCAACAGCCCTGATAAAGACCTCCTCACGCAGGGTGATGAGAAACACCTCCTCCCGAAGCTTGAGGCACAGACCTGGGGTGAAGAGAACCGCGTGGAGGCACACCTCACCCTCCCCCAGAATCACCTGCTTCTCCAGCCCAGCGAGGAGGAGGAGCAAAGCCCCGAACTCGACATTTATGAGCACATGCTCCGCCCGAACAATGAGCGGATGAGCCGGGTCAGAAACAGGTCAGTGGAAAGCAGCGGTTCTCCAGGCCGACTTCAGATGAGCCCAGCGTCCACGTTCCGTCTGCCTCTGAGAGGGGCAGATACCGATGATTCACCTGGACGTCCAACACGACCTGAGAAACaggtggaggaagaggaggaagattCCAGCTGGACGACACTGTCACAGGACAGTCCATCCTTCGATACACCTCACGAAACAG gtTTGTGGGATGAGCATTCTCAGGTGCACGACGTGTCACAGGAGTATTTTTGGCATGTTTCAATGGACACCACTATACGAGATCGACCCGTAACCCATGTCGCCCGCGCTGACCCGGAGACCTCACCCGTTCAACAGACAGTGAAgggggtctgtctgtctgtgcccCCTTCTAAAGCACAGAGTGAG aggcCCAGCAGTATAGTGTCAGACAGTTCTGTAGAGCCTGTACCTTCATCAGCAGCTTCCTCTCCCTCCTCTTCCTCACTGTGTTATAAGGCAATGGGACACGCGGCCAGTTTCCTCAACAACAACTATCTG GACCTGACAGAGACATGTGAgcccagagagagagacaaacgaaggcagagagaaagacaggaggagagagagagtgagagagacagaggaagTTTGGGTGCTCAAGGAGGTCCATACAGCTTCATTAACCACAG AGCTAAAGTCTCATCGGCCCCTGCTGATACAGTCATACCCATCAATGAGCTGGAAACACAG gtgttTACGGTTCATTATCTGGGCTGGTCAGAGGTGCGAGATGCAGATGTGACGTGCGGAAAAAGCGGTGCGGTGGTTAGTGAATGCATCCAACAGCTGCAACGACGGCGAGAGAGAGACAGCGTGGGG GCACAAGCGATGCTATTGGTTCTGCAGGACGTCACTCTTACCCTGATTGACCCTGCTGACCACACCCTTCTGCACACTGAGCCAATCAGCTGCATCCGTGTGTGGGGAGTGGGGCGGGGCTTTAGCAG GGATTTCGCGTACGTAGCCCGGGACAAGAACACGCGTGTGTTAAAATGTCACGTGTTTCAATGTGACAGTCCTGCAGAATCCATCGCCAGCAGCCTGAAGCTCATCTGCTCCAAG agTATGGCCGAGCGGAGAAGTGCTGGTTCTGTCGAAGGTTCTTCATCTCTGTTCAGTTCAGATGTTCCTCTCAGAG AGTTTCCAACACCAAAGACTGACATCCAACACAGTTTCCATGTGCTTTACCTCGGAATGACCTCAGTACTGAGACCGATGG GAATGGACATGATAAATGGAGCGATAGATAGTCTGATGTCCACTGCAGGGAAAGAGGACTCGACACCCGTCCTGCTCAATGTTGCTGATGCCACGATCACTGTCATTAAAGAAAAG caggaagaggaggaggaagtcGTAGTGCAGTGTCGCGTGCGGTTCCTGTCGTTTATGGGTGTCGGTCGTGACGTCCACACGTTTGCATTCATCATGGACACGGGAAACCAGCACTTCCAGTGTCACGTGTTCTGGTGTGAACCCAATGCAGGGAGCGTGTCAGAGGCCGTGCAGTCAGCATGTGTG
- the LOC127418078 gene encoding amyloid beta precursor protein binding family B member 2-like isoform X1, whose product MMSLQKPLLRRSASNVESTNHSGPLLTPPTSLNLHSSHNQHLNCDTIKQGVVVVSKETHGSTAPSKIRQKYELTNIQNAMGLTQNSVLPNQSHAPLNRKHAPTKSASSSSLFCSSLSYSTSNPKLAKNGTNLQLKVEQLDLNKNAKNHNDISGKDTQKNPPIRRRTKSFLEYHQEEEEEKVSNSPDKDLLTQGDEKHLLPKLEAQTWGEENRVEAHLTLPQNHLLLQPSEEEEQSPELDIYEHMLRPNNERMSRVRNRSVESSGSPGRLQMSPASTFRLPLRGADTDDSPGRPTRPEKQVEEEEEDSSWTTLSQDSPSFDTPHETGLWDEHSQVHDVSQEYFWHVSMDTTIRDRPVTHVARADPETSPVQQTVKGVCLSVPPSKAQSERPSSIVSDSSVEPVPSSAASSPSSSSLCYKAMGHAASFLNNNYLDLTETCEPRERDKRRQRERQEERESERDRGSLGAQGGPYSFINHRAKVSSAPADTVIPINELETQVFTVHYLGWSEVRDADVTCGKSGAVVSECIQQLQRRRERDSVGAQAMLLVLQDVTLTLIDPADHTLLHTEPISCIRVWGVGRGFSRDFAYVARDKNTRVLKCHVFQCDSPAESIASSLKLICSKSMAERRSAGSVEGSSSLFSSDVPLRVEFPTPKTDIQHSFHVLYLGMTSVLRPMGMDMINGAIDSLMSTAGKEDSTPVLLNVADATITVIKEKQEEEEEVVVQCRVRFLSFMGVGRDVHTFAFIMDTGNQHFQCHVFWCEPNAGSVSEAVQSACVLRYQKCLGKSSSLSPPPSDSVTRRMTSSVKRGVQSIIDTLKKKPAPEVPHQ is encoded by the exons ATGATGTCACTGCAAAAACCTCTCTTGAGACGAAGCGCGTCAAACGTAGAATCGACCAATCACAGTGGTCCTTTGTTGACTCCGCCCACCTCCCTTAATTTACACTCCTCCCACAACCAGCACCTCAACTGTGACACCATAAAGCAGGGTGTGGTCGTGGTGTCCAAGGAAACACATGGTTCTACGGCGCCCTCAAAGATTCGCCAGAAATATGAGCTGACGAATATTCAAAATGCCATGGGTCTTACCCAAAACTCTGTCCTGCCAAACCAAAGCCATGCCCCTTTGAACAGAAAACACGCCCCCACAAAATCTGCATCCTCTTCGTCTCTTTTCTGCTCCTCCCTTTCGTATTCCACGTCCAATCCTAAACTGGCCAAAAACGGCACCAACCTGCAACTGAAAGTGGAGCAACTGGACCTCAACAAAAACGCCAAGAACCACAATGACATCTCAGGAAAAGACACTCAGAAGAATCCACCAATCCGAAGGAGAACCAAGAGTTTTCTAGAATACCatcaagaggaggaggaggagaaggtgtCCAACAGCCCTGATAAAGACCTCCTCACGCAGGGTGATGAGAAACACCTCCTCCCGAAGCTTGAGGCACAGACCTGGGGTGAAGAGAACCGCGTGGAGGCACACCTCACCCTCCCCCAGAATCACCTGCTTCTCCAGCCCAGCGAGGAGGAGGAGCAAAGCCCCGAACTCGACATTTATGAGCACATGCTCCGCCCGAACAATGAGCGGATGAGCCGGGTCAGAAACAGGTCAGTGGAAAGCAGCGGTTCTCCAGGCCGACTTCAGATGAGCCCAGCGTCCACGTTCCGTCTGCCTCTGAGAGGGGCAGATACCGATGATTCACCTGGACGTCCAACACGACCTGAGAAACaggtggaggaagaggaggaagattCCAGCTGGACGACACTGTCACAGGACAGTCCATCCTTCGATACACCTCACGAAACAG gtTTGTGGGATGAGCATTCTCAGGTGCACGACGTGTCACAGGAGTATTTTTGGCATGTTTCAATGGACACCACTATACGAGATCGACCCGTAACCCATGTCGCCCGCGCTGACCCGGAGACCTCACCCGTTCAACAGACAGTGAAgggggtctgtctgtctgtgcccCCTTCTAAAGCACAGAGTGAG aggcCCAGCAGTATAGTGTCAGACAGTTCTGTAGAGCCTGTACCTTCATCAGCAGCTTCCTCTCCCTCCTCTTCCTCACTGTGTTATAAGGCAATGGGACACGCGGCCAGTTTCCTCAACAACAACTATCTG GACCTGACAGAGACATGTGAgcccagagagagagacaaacgaaggcagagagaaagacaggaggagagagagagtgagagagacagaggaagTTTGGGTGCTCAAGGAGGTCCATACAGCTTCATTAACCACAG AGCTAAAGTCTCATCGGCCCCTGCTGATACAGTCATACCCATCAATGAGCTGGAAACACAG gtgttTACGGTTCATTATCTGGGCTGGTCAGAGGTGCGAGATGCAGATGTGACGTGCGGAAAAAGCGGTGCGGTGGTTAGTGAATGCATCCAACAGCTGCAACGACGGCGAGAGAGAGACAGCGTGGGG GCACAAGCGATGCTATTGGTTCTGCAGGACGTCACTCTTACCCTGATTGACCCTGCTGACCACACCCTTCTGCACACTGAGCCAATCAGCTGCATCCGTGTGTGGGGAGTGGGGCGGGGCTTTAGCAG GGATTTCGCGTACGTAGCCCGGGACAAGAACACGCGTGTGTTAAAATGTCACGTGTTTCAATGTGACAGTCCTGCAGAATCCATCGCCAGCAGCCTGAAGCTCATCTGCTCCAAG agTATGGCCGAGCGGAGAAGTGCTGGTTCTGTCGAAGGTTCTTCATCTCTGTTCAGTTCAGATGTTCCTCTCAGAG TAGAGTTTCCAACACCAAAGACTGACATCCAACACAGTTTCCATGTGCTTTACCTCGGAATGACCTCAGTACTGAGACCGATGG GAATGGACATGATAAATGGAGCGATAGATAGTCTGATGTCCACTGCAGGGAAAGAGGACTCGACACCCGTCCTGCTCAATGTTGCTGATGCCACGATCACTGTCATTAAAGAAAAG caggaagaggaggaggaagtcGTAGTGCAGTGTCGCGTGCGGTTCCTGTCGTTTATGGGTGTCGGTCGTGACGTCCACACGTTTGCATTCATCATGGACACGGGAAACCAGCACTTCCAGTGTCACGTGTTCTGGTGTGAACCCAATGCAGGGAGCGTGTCAGAGGCCGTGCAGTCAGCATGTGTG
- the LOC127418078 gene encoding amyloid beta precursor protein binding family B member 2-like isoform X4 — translation MMSLQKPLLRRSASNVESTNHSGPLLTPPTSLNLHSSHNQHLNCDTIKQGVVVVSKETHGSTAPSKIRQKYELTNIQNAMGLTQNSVLPNQSHAPLNRKHAPTKSASSSSLFCSSLSYSTSNPKLAKNGTNLQLKVEQLDLNKNAKNHNDISGKDTQKNPPIRRRTKSFLEYHQEEEEEKVSNSPDKDLLTQGDEKHLLPKLEAQTWGEENRVEAHLTLPQNHLLLQPSEEEEQSPELDIYEHMLRPNNERMSRVRNRSVESSGSPGRLQMSPASTFRLPLRGADTDDSPGRPTRPEKQVEEEEEDSSWTTLSQDSPSFDTPHETGLWDEHSQVHDVSQEYFWHVSMDTTIRDRPVTHVARADPETSPVQQTVKGVCLSVPPSKAQSERPSSIVSDSSVEPVPSSAASSPSSSSLCYKAMGHAASFLNNNYLDLTETCEPRERDKRRQRERQEERESERDRGSLGAQGGPYSFINHRAKVSSAPADTVIPINELETQVFTVHYLGWSEVRDADVTCGKSGAVVSECIQQLQRRRERDSVGAQAMLLVLQDVTLTLIDPADHTLLHTEPISCIRVWGVGRGFSRDFAYVARDKNTRVLKCHVFQCDSPAESIASSLKLICSKSMAERRSAGSVEGSSSLFSSDVPLREFPTPKTDIQHSFHVLYLGMTSVLRPMGMDMINGAIDSLMSTAGKEDSTPVLLNVADATITVIKEKEEEEEVVVQCRVRFLSFMGVGRDVHTFAFIMDTGNQHFQCHVFWCEPNAGSVSEAVQSACVLRYQKCLGKSSSLSPPPSDSVTRRMTSSVKRGVQSIIDTLKKKPAPEVPHQ, via the exons ATGATGTCACTGCAAAAACCTCTCTTGAGACGAAGCGCGTCAAACGTAGAATCGACCAATCACAGTGGTCCTTTGTTGACTCCGCCCACCTCCCTTAATTTACACTCCTCCCACAACCAGCACCTCAACTGTGACACCATAAAGCAGGGTGTGGTCGTGGTGTCCAAGGAAACACATGGTTCTACGGCGCCCTCAAAGATTCGCCAGAAATATGAGCTGACGAATATTCAAAATGCCATGGGTCTTACCCAAAACTCTGTCCTGCCAAACCAAAGCCATGCCCCTTTGAACAGAAAACACGCCCCCACAAAATCTGCATCCTCTTCGTCTCTTTTCTGCTCCTCCCTTTCGTATTCCACGTCCAATCCTAAACTGGCCAAAAACGGCACCAACCTGCAACTGAAAGTGGAGCAACTGGACCTCAACAAAAACGCCAAGAACCACAATGACATCTCAGGAAAAGACACTCAGAAGAATCCACCAATCCGAAGGAGAACCAAGAGTTTTCTAGAATACCatcaagaggaggaggaggagaaggtgtCCAACAGCCCTGATAAAGACCTCCTCACGCAGGGTGATGAGAAACACCTCCTCCCGAAGCTTGAGGCACAGACCTGGGGTGAAGAGAACCGCGTGGAGGCACACCTCACCCTCCCCCAGAATCACCTGCTTCTCCAGCCCAGCGAGGAGGAGGAGCAAAGCCCCGAACTCGACATTTATGAGCACATGCTCCGCCCGAACAATGAGCGGATGAGCCGGGTCAGAAACAGGTCAGTGGAAAGCAGCGGTTCTCCAGGCCGACTTCAGATGAGCCCAGCGTCCACGTTCCGTCTGCCTCTGAGAGGGGCAGATACCGATGATTCACCTGGACGTCCAACACGACCTGAGAAACaggtggaggaagaggaggaagattCCAGCTGGACGACACTGTCACAGGACAGTCCATCCTTCGATACACCTCACGAAACAG gtTTGTGGGATGAGCATTCTCAGGTGCACGACGTGTCACAGGAGTATTTTTGGCATGTTTCAATGGACACCACTATACGAGATCGACCCGTAACCCATGTCGCCCGCGCTGACCCGGAGACCTCACCCGTTCAACAGACAGTGAAgggggtctgtctgtctgtgcccCCTTCTAAAGCACAGAGTGAG aggcCCAGCAGTATAGTGTCAGACAGTTCTGTAGAGCCTGTACCTTCATCAGCAGCTTCCTCTCCCTCCTCTTCCTCACTGTGTTATAAGGCAATGGGACACGCGGCCAGTTTCCTCAACAACAACTATCTG GACCTGACAGAGACATGTGAgcccagagagagagacaaacgaaggcagagagaaagacaggaggagagagagagtgagagagacagaggaagTTTGGGTGCTCAAGGAGGTCCATACAGCTTCATTAACCACAG AGCTAAAGTCTCATCGGCCCCTGCTGATACAGTCATACCCATCAATGAGCTGGAAACACAG gtgttTACGGTTCATTATCTGGGCTGGTCAGAGGTGCGAGATGCAGATGTGACGTGCGGAAAAAGCGGTGCGGTGGTTAGTGAATGCATCCAACAGCTGCAACGACGGCGAGAGAGAGACAGCGTGGGG GCACAAGCGATGCTATTGGTTCTGCAGGACGTCACTCTTACCCTGATTGACCCTGCTGACCACACCCTTCTGCACACTGAGCCAATCAGCTGCATCCGTGTGTGGGGAGTGGGGCGGGGCTTTAGCAG GGATTTCGCGTACGTAGCCCGGGACAAGAACACGCGTGTGTTAAAATGTCACGTGTTTCAATGTGACAGTCCTGCAGAATCCATCGCCAGCAGCCTGAAGCTCATCTGCTCCAAG agTATGGCCGAGCGGAGAAGTGCTGGTTCTGTCGAAGGTTCTTCATCTCTGTTCAGTTCAGATGTTCCTCTCAGAG AGTTTCCAACACCAAAGACTGACATCCAACACAGTTTCCATGTGCTTTACCTCGGAATGACCTCAGTACTGAGACCGATGG GAATGGACATGATAAATGGAGCGATAGATAGTCTGATGTCCACTGCAGGGAAAGAGGACTCGACACCCGTCCTGCTCAATGTTGCTGATGCCACGATCACTGTCATTAAAGAAAAG gaagaggaggaggaagtcGTAGTGCAGTGTCGCGTGCGGTTCCTGTCGTTTATGGGTGTCGGTCGTGACGTCCACACGTTTGCATTCATCATGGACACGGGAAACCAGCACTTCCAGTGTCACGTGTTCTGGTGTGAACCCAATGCAGGGAGCGTGTCAGAGGCCGTGCAGTCAGCATGTGTG
- the LOC127418078 gene encoding amyloid beta precursor protein binding family B member 2-like isoform X2 translates to MMSLQKPLLRRSASNVESTNHSGPLLTPPTSLNLHSSHNQHLNCDTIKQGVVVVSKETHGSTAPSKIRQKYELTNIQNAMGLTQNSVLPNQSHAPLNRKHAPTKSASSSSLFCSSLSYSTSNPKLAKNGTNLQLKVEQLDLNKNAKNHNDISGKDTQKNPPIRRRTKSFLEYHQEEEEEKVSNSPDKDLLTQGDEKHLLPKLEAQTWGEENRVEAHLTLPQNHLLLQPSEEEEQSPELDIYEHMLRPNNERMSRVRNRSVESSGSPGRLQMSPASTFRLPLRGADTDDSPGRPTRPEKQVEEEEEDSSWTTLSQDSPSFDTPHETGLWDEHSQVHDVSQEYFWHVSMDTTIRDRPVTHVARADPETSPVQQTVKGVCLSVPPSKAQSERPSSIVSDSSVEPVPSSAASSPSSSSLCYKAMGHAASFLNNNYLDLTETCEPRERDKRRQRERQEERESERDRGSLGAQGGPYSFINHRAKVSSAPADTVIPINELETQVFTVHYLGWSEVRDADVTCGKSGAVVSECIQQLQRRRERDSVGAQAMLLVLQDVTLTLIDPADHTLLHTEPISCIRVWGVGRGFSRDFAYVARDKNTRVLKCHVFQCDSPAESIASSLKLICSKSMAERRSAGSVEGSSSLFSSDVPLRVEFPTPKTDIQHSFHVLYLGMTSVLRPMGMDMINGAIDSLMSTAGKEDSTPVLLNVADATITVIKEKEEEEEVVVQCRVRFLSFMGVGRDVHTFAFIMDTGNQHFQCHVFWCEPNAGSVSEAVQSACVLRYQKCLGKSSSLSPPPSDSVTRRMTSSVKRGVQSIIDTLKKKPAPEVPHQ, encoded by the exons ATGATGTCACTGCAAAAACCTCTCTTGAGACGAAGCGCGTCAAACGTAGAATCGACCAATCACAGTGGTCCTTTGTTGACTCCGCCCACCTCCCTTAATTTACACTCCTCCCACAACCAGCACCTCAACTGTGACACCATAAAGCAGGGTGTGGTCGTGGTGTCCAAGGAAACACATGGTTCTACGGCGCCCTCAAAGATTCGCCAGAAATATGAGCTGACGAATATTCAAAATGCCATGGGTCTTACCCAAAACTCTGTCCTGCCAAACCAAAGCCATGCCCCTTTGAACAGAAAACACGCCCCCACAAAATCTGCATCCTCTTCGTCTCTTTTCTGCTCCTCCCTTTCGTATTCCACGTCCAATCCTAAACTGGCCAAAAACGGCACCAACCTGCAACTGAAAGTGGAGCAACTGGACCTCAACAAAAACGCCAAGAACCACAATGACATCTCAGGAAAAGACACTCAGAAGAATCCACCAATCCGAAGGAGAACCAAGAGTTTTCTAGAATACCatcaagaggaggaggaggagaaggtgtCCAACAGCCCTGATAAAGACCTCCTCACGCAGGGTGATGAGAAACACCTCCTCCCGAAGCTTGAGGCACAGACCTGGGGTGAAGAGAACCGCGTGGAGGCACACCTCACCCTCCCCCAGAATCACCTGCTTCTCCAGCCCAGCGAGGAGGAGGAGCAAAGCCCCGAACTCGACATTTATGAGCACATGCTCCGCCCGAACAATGAGCGGATGAGCCGGGTCAGAAACAGGTCAGTGGAAAGCAGCGGTTCTCCAGGCCGACTTCAGATGAGCCCAGCGTCCACGTTCCGTCTGCCTCTGAGAGGGGCAGATACCGATGATTCACCTGGACGTCCAACACGACCTGAGAAACaggtggaggaagaggaggaagattCCAGCTGGACGACACTGTCACAGGACAGTCCATCCTTCGATACACCTCACGAAACAG gtTTGTGGGATGAGCATTCTCAGGTGCACGACGTGTCACAGGAGTATTTTTGGCATGTTTCAATGGACACCACTATACGAGATCGACCCGTAACCCATGTCGCCCGCGCTGACCCGGAGACCTCACCCGTTCAACAGACAGTGAAgggggtctgtctgtctgtgcccCCTTCTAAAGCACAGAGTGAG aggcCCAGCAGTATAGTGTCAGACAGTTCTGTAGAGCCTGTACCTTCATCAGCAGCTTCCTCTCCCTCCTCTTCCTCACTGTGTTATAAGGCAATGGGACACGCGGCCAGTTTCCTCAACAACAACTATCTG GACCTGACAGAGACATGTGAgcccagagagagagacaaacgaaggcagagagaaagacaggaggagagagagagtgagagagacagaggaagTTTGGGTGCTCAAGGAGGTCCATACAGCTTCATTAACCACAG AGCTAAAGTCTCATCGGCCCCTGCTGATACAGTCATACCCATCAATGAGCTGGAAACACAG gtgttTACGGTTCATTATCTGGGCTGGTCAGAGGTGCGAGATGCAGATGTGACGTGCGGAAAAAGCGGTGCGGTGGTTAGTGAATGCATCCAACAGCTGCAACGACGGCGAGAGAGAGACAGCGTGGGG GCACAAGCGATGCTATTGGTTCTGCAGGACGTCACTCTTACCCTGATTGACCCTGCTGACCACACCCTTCTGCACACTGAGCCAATCAGCTGCATCCGTGTGTGGGGAGTGGGGCGGGGCTTTAGCAG GGATTTCGCGTACGTAGCCCGGGACAAGAACACGCGTGTGTTAAAATGTCACGTGTTTCAATGTGACAGTCCTGCAGAATCCATCGCCAGCAGCCTGAAGCTCATCTGCTCCAAG agTATGGCCGAGCGGAGAAGTGCTGGTTCTGTCGAAGGTTCTTCATCTCTGTTCAGTTCAGATGTTCCTCTCAGAG TAGAGTTTCCAACACCAAAGACTGACATCCAACACAGTTTCCATGTGCTTTACCTCGGAATGACCTCAGTACTGAGACCGATGG GAATGGACATGATAAATGGAGCGATAGATAGTCTGATGTCCACTGCAGGGAAAGAGGACTCGACACCCGTCCTGCTCAATGTTGCTGATGCCACGATCACTGTCATTAAAGAAAAG gaagaggaggaggaagtcGTAGTGCAGTGTCGCGTGCGGTTCCTGTCGTTTATGGGTGTCGGTCGTGACGTCCACACGTTTGCATTCATCATGGACACGGGAAACCAGCACTTCCAGTGTCACGTGTTCTGGTGTGAACCCAATGCAGGGAGCGTGTCAGAGGCCGTGCAGTCAGCATGTGTG